A DNA window from Staphylococcus warneri contains the following coding sequences:
- a CDS encoding glycosyltransferase — protein sequence MRKATQSLIKNQFKRKTSFLTKPIKTFNKSPYFKKVMTYAHYYEKNNVNPSHILYQVTDGKSMTDSPYAIFLYLTRHKAYQHLHHTWVVDSESTAQHYRNQFQHLSHVSFVIKESKSYLKALTTCKYLINNATFPAYFTKKENQVYINTWHGTPLKHMGLDIPHSLIKTQNTMRNFLISDYIISPNKHTTTILDHAFKLSPIYQGNFLEIGYPRLDLTINSTEADIRKVLSSFVHLNQEKIILYCPTWQGTDVNKPIIEEDNIYNEIKALESITGYQVLLKVHPFVYKKIAHSDNLKPYLIPNTFDTNQLLSVVDLMITDYSSIFFDFLVTDKPIIFYTTNHDEYARTRGLYIDTEQLPGPIYTNINDVIQGIQNETYKQYDKNYQQFKAQFCSYDDGNACQRLIKAIFSTTLKTTPSHANSEKQKTKLLFYPGGLKNNGITASMLNLLENIDYEKYDVTLMVTNSKNIEFKNNLNQINGNVRVLFRSSPFLTSFKDLYRVEFIRQRGVYHHFEEVIHPKHLYRREMRKVFGDIQFDYAIDFSGYAFFWGNLVLAANAKKKYIYMHSDMQDDQNRTVNGKRPHYQNLKTLFSIYKRFDKLISVSEATMKVNQRKFSSTVPKNKFNVCRNTINYSKIKRLMNDDSEIYNKDGKQVIVSYSDGNLFNTPFDQSHFNIVFIGRLSPEKGIDLLIKAVHELKTKHPHIRLYILGDGPLKETFVNMITHLNLEHNVFLLGHQRNPFYLLKRANLFALTSHYEGQSMVILEALSTGTPVLASDIIVNRYVLEDGKYGMLVKNEVQHIANGIEAFIKGTQPSYNRFDVESYNKAVMDEFYSLLD from the coding sequence ATGAGAAAAGCGACACAATCATTAATCAAAAATCAGTTTAAAAGAAAAACCTCCTTTTTAACTAAACCAATTAAAACATTTAATAAATCCCCATACTTCAAAAAAGTGATGACCTATGCACATTACTATGAAAAGAATAACGTTAATCCTTCCCACATACTTTATCAAGTGACCGATGGCAAAAGCATGACTGATAGTCCATACGCCATTTTTTTATATTTAACGCGTCACAAGGCCTACCAGCACTTACACCATACTTGGGTTGTAGATTCTGAAAGTACAGCTCAACATTACCGTAATCAATTTCAACATTTATCACATGTATCGTTTGTTATTAAAGAATCAAAATCATATTTAAAAGCATTAACCACTTGCAAATATCTTATTAATAACGCTACATTTCCAGCCTATTTTACAAAAAAAGAAAACCAAGTCTATATCAACACGTGGCACGGCACACCATTAAAGCATATGGGATTAGATATTCCTCATTCTTTAATCAAAACGCAAAATACAATGCGTAATTTTTTAATTTCTGATTACATCATATCGCCAAATAAACACACAACTACTATATTAGATCATGCTTTCAAGTTGTCACCAATTTATCAGGGTAATTTTTTAGAAATAGGTTATCCACGTCTTGATTTAACAATCAATTCAACAGAAGCAGATATTAGAAAAGTCTTAAGCTCATTTGTACATTTAAATCAGGAAAAAATAATATTATATTGTCCTACATGGCAAGGTACAGATGTAAATAAACCTATCATTGAAGAAGACAATATCTATAATGAAATTAAAGCATTAGAATCTATAACAGGTTATCAGGTGTTATTAAAAGTACATCCATTTGTATATAAAAAAATAGCTCATTCAGATAATTTAAAACCGTATCTTATACCTAATACTTTTGATACTAATCAATTATTATCAGTCGTTGATTTAATGATTACAGATTACTCTAGTATTTTCTTCGACTTTTTAGTCACTGATAAACCTATTATTTTTTATACAACAAATCATGATGAATACGCACGCACTCGTGGATTATATATTGATACAGAGCAACTTCCTGGTCCAATTTATACAAATATTAATGATGTCATTCAAGGTATTCAAAACGAAACCTATAAGCAATACGATAAAAATTATCAACAATTTAAAGCTCAATTCTGTTCATATGATGACGGTAACGCCTGTCAAAGATTAATTAAAGCAATCTTTAGTACAACATTAAAAACAACACCTTCACATGCAAATAGTGAAAAGCAAAAGACGAAGTTACTATTTTATCCTGGCGGTTTAAAGAACAACGGTATTACTGCTTCGATGTTGAACTTACTTGAAAATATTGATTATGAAAAATACGACGTCACATTAATGGTGACAAATAGCAAAAACATTGAATTTAAAAATAATCTCAATCAAATAAACGGTAATGTCAGAGTATTATTTAGAAGTAGCCCTTTCCTTACTTCATTTAAAGACTTATATCGAGTAGAATTTATTAGACAACGTGGTGTATATCATCATTTTGAAGAGGTTATTCATCCAAAGCACCTCTATCGTCGTGAAATGAGAAAAGTATTCGGGGATATACAATTTGATTATGCTATTGATTTTAGTGGGTATGCATTTTTCTGGGGAAATTTGGTATTAGCTGCTAATGCGAAGAAAAAATATATTTATATGCATAGTGACATGCAAGATGATCAAAACAGAACAGTTAATGGAAAACGACCCCACTACCAAAATTTAAAAACATTGTTTAGTATTTATAAACGTTTTGATAAACTAATTAGCGTATCTGAAGCAACAATGAAAGTGAACCAACGCAAATTTTCATCAACAGTACCCAAAAATAAATTCAATGTTTGTCGAAATACAATCAATTACTCAAAAATCAAACGTCTAATGAATGATGATAGTGAAATTTATAATAAAGATGGCAAACAAGTTATCGTCTCTTATTCAGATGGAAACTTGTTTAACACGCCATTTGATCAGAGTCACTTTAATATCGTCTTTATTGGTCGATTATCACCGGAAAAAGGTATTGATTTACTCATTAAAGCAGTTCATGAATTAAAGACGAAGCACCCACACATCCGACTTTATATTTTAGGTGATGGACCATTAAAAGAAACATTTGTAAACATGATTACTCATCTAAATCTAGAACACAATGTATTTTTATTAGGCCATCAACGTAATCCATTTTATTTATTAAAACGTGCTAATTTATTTGCTTTGACTTCACATTATGAAGGACAATCAATGGTTATATTGGAAGCTTTATCTACTGGAACACCAGTATTAGCATCTGACATTATTGTAAATCGTTACGTTTTAGAAGATGGAAAATACGGTATGCTAGTTAAAAATGAGGTCCAACATATAGCCAATGGTATTGAAGCATTCATTAAAGGTACACAACCTAGCTATAATAGATTTGATGTAGAATCTTATAACAAAGCAGTTATGGATGAATTTTATAGTTTATTAGATTAA